The genomic DNA GAGATAATTTGGCCACTCTGTAGGCGTCTCTGAATTAACCGCCTAAACATACTCTCAGGAATCCATCGCACATATGAAATTATAGTTATACTATCCAGTTGTTGAGACAAAATTAAAGCGTGGACTCCATTTAAGGCAGGAGATAACGGTCAAAAcctatttatgcattttttataaaagttatatATAGGAATTGAACCACACAATGTCCTCGTGCCAGCTCGTACCGTGCATTATAAAGAAGTTTTTATAACGGTAAACAGGGAAACGgagtgactcatgtatagcgtaTAGTTCGAAATTTAGCTTCTACTCGCAAAGAATTATTCGCCTACTAGTAATgagttatttataaatataaaacggCAATTCGtattaagcggcgatatggcaGTAATTGTCTTATCTTTGGGAATGGGAATACATTCAATGACTTCGGACCAAATGATATTGGCAgcttaaaattatttattatgttcaaGTAACAAGAAGTCAGCCAATGCAGACAATTCAGCCCTTTGTTGCCaaatttatacaattattaaaaaaactGAGTTGTGCGATATTTCTGTGATAATCAATTTTCAGACGTTTCAAACTTCATTTCAATAACAAATGGATTGTTATCGATCAGGTGGGACAGCATATATTccgttaaaatttaaatttgaaaaaattcgtCAAATTTAAAAGTCTGCAAAACCTCGACTTTTCATTTTCGATTCACTTATTAATTTAATCATTAATAAACAAACTTATATTCTTATACCATTGATCATAGCTTCGCAAGCAAATTAGTCAAGTTTAAACAGGGACTATGCCAATCTTATAGCGAGAATGCCTACAATGTTTTTATTCGTCATATAAAAGTAAAGTACTTAGCTAATGTATTAATGTCTTATGAACAGTGCATATAAAAACCTCAATATTCCATTTGCGGTGACGTGACACCAAGAACTAGTAATATTCCATGTACGTGAGTAACCCGAATAAGAATACTAAACGTCGTAATATGTTCCTATTACTTTGGCATTCGATTTATAATAAGTGATAAGAAAAGTTAAACAAACCAGAAACATATGTACTTGCtttgaatatatttaaaagtGCATTCACCTGGGTGGGAATGGTTTTATTCCCGCTGTCTTGTCAAGAAGGAACATGCTGGTGCTTAAATATTGATGTTTAGCGCCAGTAAACTCGTGAAGACTACCCAGTGGCATTCCTTCTTACTTCCTTTATTCGTTCCTTCTTCATGTATGTTTGTTAGTTACttctatgttgttattattaagtATTACATTCGTTTGTGTTACTGTCAATGTGTACATGTGCCTAGTCACTGGTTATGTGTATACATTTACGTATACCGCTATTTCCATGCAGAGCGCTCTTTGAATGTGACTTGTCTTACTGCACTTTTGTCCTTGCTGTTGCTATTAGgagctattattttgctcggttgcattatatgcttccatGAGACCTTTTTGTGCATTTTATTAAGTATCACAGCAGCAATCTTTAAATGCCATGTGGTATAAAATGCAAAGGTTTTAATATCATTCTCTAGATTTTCGTGATAAATGGAGTACGGATATCAAGTCATCTTAATGCACTTTGGATACATATGAAGCAGTCAAGTTGTTTCCTTACTTGATTATTTTTAGGGACATATTCGCtatatttaattttcataataattacCAGCTGTGTACGGCGACGAACCGAATGTATCAATCAGACTTACACGATATAGTACAGTCATGCGTCAAAACGTTTTATAATGATTCCCAGTTTCATCATTCTTCAACTTCCTTAACAAAGCGTCTGCTTTCGCGTTTAGAAATTGAGTCCCACACTGTTTTGAATATGAACTGTTTGGAGGAAATAGCAACACATCTTACAAAAGTCATTCATTTTTTACGGAAACAAGTCTGATAACACTTGTAAATCAAACAAATTATGGTGGTTTGATTAGCAAGGGATTCAAGAAAATAACAGCTAAACATTTAAATGCCTTTATCGTCGTTCACAGATATAATAATAACGAGATATATGACAATTGGCATCGTGCCACCTGTACGAATTACTTGTCATCATAACACAGTTTTGTTCCTCGTTGTAATGGTAATGGTCGGGTTGACCATGGTCCCAATCCGCCTTAGAATAATCTACGGTGTGATAGTTTACCCATAAGAAACGATCGTTTCGGTTAAAGTCTCGCATCCCTATCCAAAAACTGTTCTGTTCAGACGctgaaaatattcattaaaattttagtttttagtttcgTCAAAGCAGTGAGCTTGATAATTCTGaagttatttatgttttaagtaGCAGCTAGTCTTATTGGGTTAGAGGACTTGATGCGGCATATGCACACTTGTTTGTACTGCTTAATGCCAGTAAGAATTTATTGTACAATTCAGGTGTATATATAAAGTAGAGCATATAAACAAAATCTTGTAGCATATGCAAACTCTCCAAGAATGTCATTTGCTTCAAATGGTGCATAGGGATTGAAATACTAGAAAAacagtttccattattttttaaaaatattaagtgcGCAATAATTCAATTAGACACTAATATAGGATTTTCATGGAATAGACCATATACATGCATATTGGAAATTGCCTTCGATCTTCGATGTAAATCGAGCATTAAGTCATCAGTTTATAATAACCGTCTTTATGGACTTCTTCAGTAGTACCAAATGTTTTTAGTTAACAGTATTTTGTTAAAGTGCTGATATGTTGTTAGTTAAGGAATGTGTAATATTCTACTGTTATCTGTAAGTTGGCATGATAAAGGTACCAATCAGTTGCCAGATTTGCCATTCTTATTTGTACATTATATTTGTCACACTAAGTTTCCTAATTGCCCGCCCGTTACACGGGATATGATAGGTAATTGATATCAGACAGAGAATCTTTTATTGACTTATCCAAAGATACAGACGTTATAGTGGAACCAGGAAATTTACCTGCAAGTTTGCTCCTCATCAACAACGCCTTTTCATGCGTATCCAGGACAACAAGATCTGCTCCTTCTTGCTTGCATGCATGACGAGCATGCTCCCAAGTGCTATGCATATGTACAATGTGAACACATAATTGTGTATTCGCATTCCATATATGTATGTATGGTATGTGACAGTGAAAGTGTGCAGTGCCAGAAGGTCTTGTTGGTCGATCCGTGGCttctacaaaagaaaaataacatacCAGAAATTAGCTTTATCCTAATCATTCTATCTAAAATCTAAAATAGATGACCTCTCCAAATGAAATAAATTCCATGGCTAAATATTAGCgcgtttttcttttattttccgTGCCTTTGGATCATGGAAACTATTAATGTTATTGTGTAATAATGGGTGCAAATAAGAGAAGGTGTGAGGGTGATGCACATTATATTaccacacacaagcacacacacacacacgcacgcacgcacacacacccaCAAACACACATGCACACCCACAATCAATCAAATAGAGTCCGTTAtcactttgcttggttgcattttattcctgataaattaaattttcaaacacaACATCGCTTATCGTTTGATTAATCATCTAGTCAAATATCGATTTATGTCTTCCAATTATTCAGTTaagtattatttataattttgaatCAGTAATATGGAAACTTGATTAAAGTAAAACACCGCACATTCGAGTATCGATGTCTCGAGTTAAACGGCTGAATCAGCGAATTCTTGTAATCCCCAGCTGTTTTCTTTATTCCTTATGTTTTGATCGCTCGTTACCCTGGTTACCTGGAGCATCTTGCTCATCCACTTGCCACTTCGAAGCTTTTGGCGTTTTACTATAATTTTAGTTCAGATTAAAACAAGGTTTTCATGAAACAGAAAAAAGCGCTTCTTAGATGAGACGAAGTGACGTTAGTTATTTGTTGGTGAACAGATTCAAAACATGTATGGTTTAACTAACAGGGGTATTCTTTGAAACTAAAATTTTACTTGTTGGTTGCTGTGTTGGCGCTGCATGAGAAGTGAGTATCTCTGATGTCTGCGTGGCCTGAAGGGTTGTTTGTTGATATGCTGTCGTCATGGAAGGAATACTACAATGGTCGTTACAGAAATCAGTGTTACAACACATGGGAGCACATTTGTGATAGCTTAACGCTTTTGTAACTACATCACATAcctaaaacaaagaaatagaggATAATGCCCTAATTTTCTTGAAGAGAACACATAATAATGCATTTAAAAGTGACAAATAattgaaaatacaattttcagCAACTTGCGAAATTAGAATTGAGTTATATGTAATACGCTGCTCTGGTTGTAAAGAAGATTATATACTTAGGAGAAACCATCAATCTAAGAGACAGGGTAACACTTCATAATCAACGTATAAGACAAGCAGGCACGGCGATATTTCCAGTTAAAAGACATAGCGTGATCTGAAAAATAACTGTACACTGAAATTCTACATATTGCCATTTCTCAAGCCGAAAGAAAATAACAATACCTTTCGGAAGATAAAcgaaacatattttatcaaactgtttaatGTGTATCTGTCTATTTgaatattaaatatgttttaatatttatatttattgtttccGGAGCCTAAAATAAGGGAAATGATGCATTATTTCATAGTTTATGTTTTTTCCAAGATGTAATTGACAGTTTtaccatttttataatttacataagcGACGTCGTTATTGATAACGTTGTTGCCAGACGACGACGTTATCATTGTCTTGAAGATCCATAACAATGGTGAAACCGATTGAGATTTAAGTTgtagtttttacaaaattaaactaCGTAATACCGAAAAGGTATTTTCTTCAATCTTTTTTCGCGCTATATTATCCGTATTGTTCAGCAACAATACATTTTGGATCAGTTtatttctgtaacgttgacgaaagcataaaatatgtgaaataaaatattagGCACTGtaactggtgcacgatggaagataaattaccacttgttcagtaTGCAAAGTACCCATTTACTGAATTTCACGTATTATGAAAAAAATGCGTGGTTGAAATCGGTAAGAATAATCTCGCATTCATAACCATGATTCTTAAAATAAACCTAGGGATAGGATATAAcatctttttttcctttctggGTCGGTTATTGACAAAATGGAGGTGCATAGAACGTAATATTCTTGTAGCAAACTTGTTTTCTATGTAATGTGATCTTGGcaaacagtagatgaaatatgaaataattaatcATTACCGATTGTGATTCACATTGACCTTTGTAGATTGTTTGCGGAAGACCATCATATTCAACTGGAGAGTACAACATACACACCTGGAAATATAAACAACCAACTTTTTTGTGGCTGGATACATGTATTAATATCATAGCTAACTGTATTTTAACTAGTGGCAGGAAACAGGATAATGTTGTTCAGTTTCAACTGTTCAACTTCGTTACTGGTAATTTAACTTTGCATTTAATCGAACTTTATGCACCTATTTCCCATCGTGAAAAAGGAAGGGGTATATTTTTGCGTTTTTCGTGTGGCCTTACGCAGATATAATGGTATCTGAAGTCACATCTACTTGAAAGTTGGTTTAATTTGAATCTTATTTTTGACTGATAGCTACTACCTTATGACTTTTTCATAAAATCAGGTTTCGTTATAAGTGAACAATTTAGTATGGTAAGACTTATTGCTCATGAATAGGTTAATATTCGATGATTTCTTTGCCACAGTATATAAactttgatttatgtataatcaaATACTTGTTATAAATCTATGATGGTTTCCAGCAACAGAAATCTACTGGATAGTACAAGAGAAATTATCCTTtagtttataaagaaatataaatgacTTCCCCCCACACCAAGACCCCATCCTCGAAACAAAACGGTATCCTACGCTCGAAGCGGATGCTTGGTCGGTAGGCTATGTAGGTGTAAAAGATAACATTTAACATgacatttgataaaacaaaacataacaaatgaatgtcatttatggattttaagcAGAAAAAGATTGTCACCTCGTTTTTACCACACACAGTTACATCACTACAAGACTTAGCGTCAGTCGCAGCATCACAGGTGAAACAGTATGGACCTCGTTGTGCGAGAGGAATTTCTAAAAGATAGCGCATATACGGATGGTCACCTGAGACTTTTTGCAGCAGCGGTTAAGATCATAAAATGGTTGGCCAAAGTTTcgtaattttaaacttatttggAAATATTTACAGCAACTGTAATGAAACATTTAAGTTTGCATGGTGCttacatgttttaaaagtaaGGTATGATAAGGGTATTCTAGCTTTTAATGAAAGAGAGAGACTCCATCTGACCCTCTGGGTATTGCTCCTGGCATAAGCGGACAGCTTTATAGAATAGAAACATCGACTTTCAGTAGCCAGTTTGATGGCTTCTTTGGAGGTAGAGTTCGAATCAACATCAGTGAGCGACCAATAATTCGAAGTCAGTGAACTTTACCACTCGGCTATAGAAGCCAAAAAgtattgaaatgtaaaagaatAGGTCTGTATATAATGAAAGTGATCCTAGTAATTTACCAGTTGTTCCACAACCTATCTTGTTGCAAAATTCGTCCTTGCAGCACTCGTAGCATGTTGTGATATCAGCTGAACGTTTACTGTTTGTCGCCCTTTTCCCAATAAGTGATATGCCAGTAGGAGGGCAATTCTAAAATTACTAATAGATTTTACCATTGCTCGATTTTGTAACACCATCTATATTCAGTACTGTCTGTAAAATACACTTTAAATAAACGTTTGATATGTTGTCTAGTGAATCAAGTACTTGCTTATAGTCATTTTATATAAGATTCAACTCGCCTATCTAGCTCGATGACTATGACAATACATCAAATAATGTATGGATCATGCAATGTTCCGattagttgaaatatttaatcATTACCATGCTAAacgtctataatgaacttgtccatttttcaattttgacagtaccgttaataactgttaaaaagggtgcttaccaaaaaaatactgactgaatggcaaacagtgcagaccatgatcagactgcacggatgtgcaggatgatcttggactgcactgatcgcaaatgcagaatcacttgttAATATCGAACTGATGACCACCTCAAAAATCGGAAACTCAAGTTGCTATCAttattcagatttggttttaatgTAGCTTTAAGACCTTCTGCAACAAGTTAAAGCTACTTTCAATAGAACAAAAAGTTTGgtacatataaaaaataatctACTTATACGTGGTCAAGTAATGTTGTTTTCAAGATTGAAgcagtaaaaatgttaaaattgacgtactttcaaagattttgatggtaaataccACGGAGCCACTAACTGCTGTCTACGAAACTTagcagttataaaaaagttaaccTCGTCGATGACATCTATGCCGTAAGAAATGGAAACAAAAACAATTGAACGATTCTGTGAAAACTATTAGTACTTCGTAAACCAAAACACAAGTTACGATCTAATTTTGCTATCGAAATATCATTGCTACTGGTTGTGATTTCAATAGTTGATTGTTGACATCTGGGGATTTCTTGACGtatactttcaatttcacgtttcaaaaatttatttcggtactcaataaaaaaaaacgactaCAAAGAAGCATTATGGAATTCAAATATGTATAGTCTGGAACCGTAATAAAAAGATGTCAATGCTTGCAATCTTTAAGCAAAACCTGACGTTTATAGagattttgtttataaacatcGTAAGATCCTGGATAATAGCGATTTTCGGATCATCTTATTTTGGTAAAAAGAACGATATACTTTGAAGGGTTCTAAAACGAATGTCATGCTGTGACTTGTCTACAAAACTGCAAAGACACGACGTAATGTAATTTAGTTTAACACAAGATATTCACTTTTTAAAGATTTCTTCGGCTTTTATTAAGTACTTTCAATTTCATGATATTGTAAGCCATGTGAAAAGGAACACTATGTTGTCTGTAAATCATGAAGAATAGTTATCTGTTGCATGAGTTACACAGTATAAAAACCCCATAAAATAGAAGGCAGATAGCAAGTAAATACAAAAATGCTTTATAGTTTTACATATATACTTAACTTACATAGTTGAACATTGAGTACGTTCCCTTAGCCAGTATATAGTGGTACAGCATTCgtttcgagtgtgggaggtcgttggttcgatcccaggccgcgGCATTCCAAAGACGTGAAAAAGACCAGTGGCTCCattgcttggcgctcagtatttAAAGCGAACTTGGTTTCTATTCTCACATACCCTCGTGGCATAGATTTGATCAAGGATGCGGTGCCGATAGTGAATGATATCAGTTAAAAAAGATTAGTATAAACTACTTTAATCAAATGAATTCTCAATATACTCGATAAAACATACCGTATTGCGAACACATCCCGAGTTAAATCTAAAACTTCCAGCGGATGTAACCACTTGTTCTGTGAAACAATGCTGAAACGGAAAAGTTAAGActtgaaaaggcattgagtacatacgtttttggttctaaaggtttgctttttatatatttatacacgagcatttttgtgttttacatgccatgcctttttgtttccattacgtgtgttagagattcacctggaggggattacttttatttacactgtcccgtgtctttggaacatggtgggggtatggtgaggttgggtgcgcaccataaaccggtttaagctccccagttgtgtttttgccactgaccgttccaaggcggtgccccactgtgttcctttatttgttcgttttgtcttaatgtgttggctttgtgtatgtgtgtgtgtgtttgtggtgtattggctttgtgtgtgtgtgcgcgtgtatgtgtgtgtgtgtttgtgttgtattggctttgtgtgtgcgcgcgtgtatgtgtgtgtgtgtgtttgtgatgtgcacgtgtgcgtgctgtaggtttcgttttggggaggctgcgtttttggtgcgtggcattccctgtttgatatttgtctttgttttttttttgtgttgtgaAACAGTATAGAGGCGGGAAAGGTAAGCTTCAACTTATTACTGTTACAATATGAAGACAGCTTACTCACGGACGTGATGTAAAGCCTTTCCTAAGTAGCTGAGAAAAGATTACCATTTTTAAACACATCAGTCTACATACTTAAAAAGAACTCAGGAAATTATTGCAGTCTGTCGATGTACTATGTACTATGTACATACACCTGTTTTCAAAACTAGTGTCTTTCAACTAACAATTCTTTGTCCGACTTTTCACATTACAAATACTTCATATTTGGTGGCGATATTGCATAATTCAGGAATCAGAATTCTGCCAAGTGGCGTTTCAGTATTTGCTCCCAGCCTTTTTTGTCGTAACAGTAATTAAAAGGGAAGGAAGTCAGCATCTGCTCACAGGGTCTTCTTGCTTTATCAATAATTCATAAAGTAATTTTGTCAGAGTGTTCATTGTGAAATTGATTTGAGCCATGGCCATTActgccatcaaaataaaaatgcattattcttagcatattttgtattattctacGCTGGTTATTTCCCCTTTTATTATTGATTAAACGCTCCA from Mercenaria mercenaria strain notata chromosome 11, MADL_Memer_1, whole genome shotgun sequence includes the following:
- the LOC123532998 gene encoding uncharacterized protein LOC123532998 isoform X2 produces the protein MAKLYVLGLFFCFLNRSCAIRCFQCQNVTLPSDCRKITECSPDEYCFTEQVETTTGNIRFNSGCLRNTNCPPTGIALIGKRAENSKRSADITTCYECCKDDFCNKIGCGTTEIPLAQRGPYCFTCDAATDAKSCSDVTVCGKNEVCMLYSPVEYDGLPQTIYKGQCESQSVCDVVTKALSYHKCAPMCCNTDFCNDHCSIPSMTTAYQQTTLQATQTSEILTSHAAPTQQPTKATDRPTRPSGTAHFHCHIPYIHIWNANTQLCVHIVHMHSTWEHARHACKQEGADLVVLDTHEKALLMRSKLAASEQNSFWIGMRDFNRNDRFLWVNYHTVDYSKADWDHGQPDHYHYNEEQNCVMMTSNSYRWHDANCHISRYYYICERR
- the LOC123532998 gene encoding uncharacterized protein LOC123532998 isoform X1; this encodes MATLYFLGLFLCFLNRSDAIRCFQCQYVTLPSDCTKILECSADEHCFTEQVVTSAGSFRFNSGCVRNTNCPPTGISLIGKRATNSKRSADITTCYECCKDEFCNKIGCGTTEIPLAQRGPYCFTCDAATDAKSCSDVTVCGKNEVCMLYSPVEYDGLPQTIYKGQCESQSVCDVVTKALSYHKCAPMCCNTDFCNDHCSIPSMTTAYQQTTLQATQTSEILTSHAAPTQQPTKATDRPTRPSGTAHFHCHIPYIHIWNANTQLCVHIVHMHSTWEHARHACKQEGADLVVLDTHEKALLMRSKLAASEQNSFWIGMRDFNRNDRFLWVNYHTVDYSKADWDHGQPDHYHYNEEQNCVMMTSNSYRWHDANCHISRYYYICERR